From Amycolatopsis sp. YIM 10, the proteins below share one genomic window:
- a CDS encoding ATP-binding cassette domain-containing protein, with protein sequence MITARGLARRFTARGRTVDAVKGVDIEVAEGELVGFLGPNGAGKTTTLRMLTTLLKPTSGEATVGGCDLLTDPVGVRRRIGYVAQAGGTWQDCKVIEEIEIQGRLYGLSKADALARGAELAERLDLASLDQRQTKTLSGGQRRRLDIVLGLIHRPGLVFLDEPTTALDPQSRANLWEHIRALRSEHGVTVFLTTHYLDEADSLCDRVLVIDNGEIVAEGTPDSLKARVSGDGVTVGVPAESAAAAAEIAGRLTGAHEVSIVEDTVSFRVPRGDVAMPELLRALDGAGIAMQSMQVHRPTLDDVFLTLTGRSLRDAEAATPAPEAARVP encoded by the coding sequence ATGATCACCGCACGCGGCCTCGCCAGGCGGTTCACCGCCCGTGGCCGCACGGTCGACGCGGTCAAGGGCGTCGACATCGAGGTGGCCGAGGGGGAACTGGTCGGCTTCCTCGGGCCGAACGGGGCAGGCAAGACCACCACGCTCCGGATGCTCACCACGTTGCTCAAACCGACCTCCGGCGAGGCCACCGTCGGTGGCTGCGACCTGCTGACCGATCCGGTCGGCGTCCGGCGCCGGATCGGCTACGTCGCCCAGGCGGGCGGCACCTGGCAGGACTGCAAGGTGATCGAGGAGATCGAGATCCAGGGCAGGCTGTACGGGCTGAGCAAGGCCGACGCACTGGCGCGCGGTGCCGAGCTGGCCGAGCGGCTGGACCTGGCCAGCCTGGACCAGCGCCAGACCAAAACGCTCTCCGGTGGCCAGCGCCGCCGCCTCGACATCGTGCTCGGCCTGATCCACCGCCCCGGCCTGGTCTTCCTGGACGAGCCGACCACCGCGCTGGACCCGCAGAGCCGGGCGAACCTGTGGGAGCACATCCGCGCGCTGCGCTCCGAGCACGGCGTCACGGTCTTCCTCACCACGCACTACCTCGACGAGGCCGACTCGCTGTGCGACCGGGTGCTGGTCATCGACAACGGCGAGATCGTCGCCGAAGGCACCCCGGACTCGCTCAAGGCCCGCGTCTCCGGCGACGGCGTGACCGTCGGCGTGCCCGCCGAGTCGGCCGCCGCCGCGGCCGAGATCGCCGGACGGCTGACCGGCGCGCACGAGGTGTCCATTGTGGAGGACACGGTGAGCTTCCGGGTGCCGCGCGGGGACGTGGCCATGCCGGAGCTGCTGCGCGCGCTGGACGGGGCCGGCATCGCGATGCAGTCGATGCAGGTGCACCGCCCCACCCTGGACGACGTTTTCCTCACCCTGACCGGCCGCTCGCTGCGCGACGCCGAAGCCGCGACGCCCGCACCGGAGGCCGCCCGTGTTCCGTGA
- a CDS encoding aminodeoxychorismate synthase component I → MRLVRAAMHSTVAPEAALSLLDARARARGLPPPAALSGEWFGSRAVIAPSVAIGEVAPDSAYSLPLTAVDDVVPGAIGGGWFGYLSYDLTDPSERRTPLPRAAWGWADHVLRLDGDGTWWFEALVDGDEPDELRQELEAVLRGVPPRRGWTATELNRPLPTEHHDAVKACVHAIEAGELFQANICTRFSASFDGSAAELFGEGTRRLGPRRAAFLSGDWGAVVSLSPELFLARHDDLVRSTPIKGTLPRRGPEDDHLAGRLRKSEKDVAENVMITDLVRNDLGRVCAVGSVRVPELLAVRPAPGVWHLESTVEGRVVTGDAELLDATFPPGSVTGAPKIRALDLIAELEPVPRGVYTGAMGLVSPVAGLELNVAIRTFELHEGRLWLGVGGGITADSDPAREWQECLHKAAPLERLLATPAG, encoded by the coding sequence ATGCGGTTGGTGCGCGCGGCGATGCACTCGACGGTGGCGCCCGAGGCGGCGCTGTCGCTGCTCGACGCGCGCGCCCGCGCTCGCGGCCTGCCGCCGCCCGCCGCGTTGTCCGGCGAGTGGTTCGGCTCGCGCGCGGTGATCGCGCCCAGCGTGGCGATCGGTGAAGTGGCTCCCGATTCGGCGTATTCGCTGCCGCTGACCGCGGTCGACGACGTGGTGCCCGGCGCCATCGGCGGTGGCTGGTTCGGTTACCTGTCCTACGACCTGACCGATCCCAGCGAGCGGCGCACGCCACTTCCGCGAGCCGCTTGGGGCTGGGCGGATCACGTGTTGCGATTGGACGGTGACGGCACGTGGTGGTTCGAAGCGCTGGTCGACGGCGACGAGCCGGACGAACTCCGGCAGGAACTCGAAGCCGTGTTGCGCGGGGTGCCGCCCCGGCGCGGCTGGACGGCGACCGAGCTGAACCGGCCGCTGCCCACCGAGCACCACGACGCGGTGAAGGCGTGCGTGCACGCGATCGAAGCCGGGGAACTGTTCCAGGCGAACATCTGCACGCGCTTCTCGGCCTCGTTCGACGGCAGCGCCGCCGAACTCTTCGGTGAGGGCACGCGGCGGCTGGGCCCGCGGCGGGCCGCGTTCCTCAGCGGTGACTGGGGTGCGGTGGTCTCGCTGTCACCGGAGTTGTTCCTCGCCCGGCACGACGATCTTGTCCGCTCGACGCCGATCAAGGGCACCCTCCCCCGCCGCGGCCCCGAGGACGACCACCTGGCCGGGCGGCTGCGGAAGTCCGAAAAGGACGTCGCGGAGAACGTGATGATCACTGATCTGGTGCGCAACGACCTCGGCCGGGTCTGCGCGGTCGGCAGCGTCCGGGTGCCCGAACTGCTCGCCGTCCGCCCCGCGCCCGGGGTCTGGCACCTGGAGTCCACAGTGGAGGGCCGGGTGGTGACCGGGGACGCGGAACTGCTCGACGCCACCTTCCCGCCGGGCTCGGTGACCGGGGCGCCGAAGATCCGCGCGCTCGACCTGATCGCCGAACTCGAGCCCGTGCCACGCGGGGTCTACACCGGCGCGATGGGCCTGGTTTCCCCGGTGGCCGGGCTCGAGCTGAACGTCGCGATCCGCACCTTCGAACTGCACGAGGGCAGGCTGTGGCTGGGCGTCGGAGGCGGCATAACCGCCGACTCCGACCCGGCGCGTGAATGGCAGGAATGCCTGCACAAGGCCGCGCCACTGGAACGACTGCTGGCTACGCCCGCAGGCTGA
- a CDS encoding ABC transporter permease, with protein MFRDIWLIFKRDMTLSLRNPAWVLIGIMQPLLYLFFFGPLMEKVVQSTPGFPPGNSWAVLTPAIMVQTALFGTSFAGFGLLAEYRAGVTERFRVTPVSRAALLLGKLLAASFQAVVQALLIIVVAFLVFPLDAPVPGVLLSLLIVALLAITLGSASYSVALLIKSETAFPALLNAVLMPLLLLSGILVPITTGLAPAWLYNLSRINPFSHVVDAERAAFRGDITMDALFTGCVALLVMAVLSLFWGVRTFQKENA; from the coding sequence GTGTTCCGTGACATCTGGTTGATCTTCAAGCGGGACATGACGCTGTCCCTGCGCAACCCGGCCTGGGTGCTGATCGGCATCATGCAGCCGCTGCTCTACCTGTTCTTCTTCGGTCCGCTGATGGAGAAGGTGGTGCAGAGCACGCCGGGCTTCCCGCCGGGCAACTCCTGGGCGGTGCTCACCCCGGCGATCATGGTGCAGACCGCGTTGTTCGGCACCTCGTTCGCCGGTTTCGGCCTGCTCGCCGAATACCGCGCCGGGGTCACCGAACGCTTCCGCGTGACCCCGGTCAGCCGGGCCGCGCTGCTGCTGGGCAAGTTGCTGGCGGCCAGTTTCCAGGCGGTGGTGCAGGCACTGCTGATCATCGTGGTGGCGTTCCTGGTGTTCCCGCTGGACGCACCGGTGCCCGGGGTGCTGCTGAGCCTGCTGATCGTGGCGCTGCTGGCGATCACGCTCGGCTCGGCCTCGTATTCGGTGGCACTGCTGATCAAGAGCGAGACGGCTTTCCCGGCGCTGCTGAACGCGGTGCTGATGCCGTTGCTGCTGCTGTCCGGGATCCTGGTGCCGATCACCACCGGACTCGCGCCGGCGTGGCTGTACAACCTCTCGCGCATCAACCCGTTCTCCCACGTGGTCGACGCGGAGCGCGCGGCGTTCCGCGGTGACATCACGATGGACGCGTTGTTCACCGGCTGCGTGGCGCTGTTGGTGATGGCGGTGCTCTCGCTGTTCTGGGGCGTGCGCACGTTCCAGAAGGAGAACGCGTGA
- the metG gene encoding methionine--tRNA ligase has protein sequence MSTPVLTAVAWPYANGPRHIGHVSGFGVPSDVFSRYQRMAGNRVLMVSGTDEHGTPITVQADKEGLTAQQTADKYTRQIGEDLRGLGLTYDLFTRTSTGNHAAVTQQIFLALHRNGYVVPKTTRGAISPSTGRTLPDRYVEGTCPICGYDGARGDQCDNCGNQLDAAELINPKSRINGETPKFVETEHYFLDLPAFTQTLGKWLSTKTDWRPNVLNFTKNLVDDMRPRAITRDLDWGVKIPLDGWRDQGMKRFYVWFDAVIGYFSASVEWARRSGEPDAWQQWWNNPDARSYYFMGKDNITFHAQIWPALLMGHNGQGDKGGEPGPYGELNLPSEIVSSEFLTMSGSKFSTSRGTVIYVNDFLREYGPDTLRYFIAAAGPETQDTAFTWDEFVRRTNFELANEWGNLVNRSISMAHKNNGGVPAPSAPSPADEELKTLSRQAFETVGAHLGRSRFKQALGEAMRVVSAANKYLSDQEPWKLKEDTARRDSVLHTALQVVSDANTMLTPFLPHSAQKVHEALGGTGVWAAQPELQDVDDLDIDGRVNPILTGDYAAEQASWSSVPIEVGRPLAKPSPLFAKLDAKLAETGPEWAPIEP, from the coding sequence ATGAGCACCCCAGTGTTGACCGCGGTGGCCTGGCCCTACGCCAACGGCCCCCGCCACATCGGCCACGTATCCGGATTCGGCGTTCCGTCCGACGTCTTCTCCCGCTACCAGCGAATGGCCGGCAACCGGGTGCTCATGGTCTCCGGTACCGACGAACACGGCACGCCGATCACCGTCCAGGCCGACAAGGAGGGCCTGACCGCCCAGCAGACGGCGGACAAGTACACCCGGCAGATCGGCGAGGACCTGCGCGGCCTCGGCCTGACCTACGACCTGTTCACCCGCACCAGCACCGGCAACCACGCCGCGGTCACCCAGCAGATCTTCCTGGCCCTGCACCGCAACGGCTACGTGGTGCCGAAGACGACGCGCGGCGCGATCAGCCCGTCCACCGGGCGCACCCTGCCCGACCGGTACGTCGAGGGCACCTGCCCGATCTGCGGGTACGACGGCGCCCGCGGCGACCAGTGCGACAACTGCGGCAACCAGCTCGACGCCGCGGAGCTGATCAACCCGAAGTCCCGGATCAACGGCGAGACGCCGAAGTTCGTCGAGACCGAGCACTACTTCCTCGACCTGCCCGCGTTCACCCAGACCCTGGGCAAGTGGCTGTCCACCAAGACCGACTGGCGGCCCAACGTCCTCAACTTCACCAAGAACCTGGTCGACGACATGCGGCCGAGGGCGATCACCCGCGACCTCGACTGGGGCGTGAAGATCCCGCTGGACGGCTGGCGCGACCAGGGCATGAAGCGGTTCTACGTCTGGTTCGACGCGGTCATCGGCTACTTCTCGGCCAGCGTGGAGTGGGCGCGCCGATCCGGTGAGCCGGACGCCTGGCAGCAGTGGTGGAACAATCCCGACGCCCGGTCGTACTACTTCATGGGCAAGGACAACATCACCTTCCACGCGCAGATCTGGCCCGCGCTGCTGATGGGGCACAACGGCCAGGGCGACAAGGGCGGCGAGCCCGGCCCGTACGGCGAGCTGAACCTGCCCAGCGAGATCGTCTCCAGCGAGTTCCTCACCATGAGCGGCTCGAAGTTCTCCACCTCGCGCGGCACGGTCATCTACGTCAACGACTTCCTGCGCGAGTACGGCCCGGACACGCTGCGGTACTTCATCGCCGCGGCCGGTCCCGAGACCCAGGACACCGCGTTCACCTGGGACGAGTTCGTCCGGCGCACGAACTTCGAGCTGGCCAACGAGTGGGGCAACCTGGTCAACCGGTCGATCTCGATGGCGCACAAGAACAACGGCGGCGTGCCCGCGCCGTCCGCGCCGTCCCCGGCCGACGAGGAGCTGAAGACGCTGTCGCGGCAGGCGTTCGAGACCGTCGGCGCGCACCTCGGGCGCTCGCGGTTCAAGCAGGCGCTCGGCGAGGCGATGCGGGTGGTCTCGGCGGCCAACAAGTACCTGTCCGACCAGGAGCCGTGGAAGCTGAAGGAGGACACCGCGCGGCGCGACAGCGTGCTGCACACCGCGCTCCAGGTGGTCTCCGACGCCAACACCATGCTGACCCCGTTCCTGCCGCACTCGGCGCAGAAGGTGCACGAGGCGCTCGGTGGCACGGGCGTCTGGGCGGCCCAGCCGGAGCTTCAGGACGTCGACGACCTCGACATCGACGGTCGCGTGAACCCGATCCTCACCGGGGACTACGCGGCCGAGCAGGCATCGTGGTCGTCCGTCCCGATCGAGGTGGGCCGTCCGCTGGCCAAGCCGTCGCCGCTGTTCGCCAAGCTCGACGCCAAGCTGGCCGAGACCGGTCCGGAATGGGCCCCGATCGAGCCGTGA
- a CDS encoding zinc-binding dehydrogenase — MRAVQVTEFGGPEVLKLVELPDPEPGPGEVLIEVDHAGINYADTHAAENTYLAPTELPLVPGGEAVGRTPDGRRVVALLHKSGGYAEKALAPEATVYDVPDGIDDNTALAFIAQGMTAWLLLRKNAHLEAGESVVVHAAAGGVGSLAVQLAKAWGAGRVIATASSEDKRKLALDLGADVAADSRAEDMTDVLREANGGKRVDIVLDMTGGRITDQSIAALAPFGRLAFYGMASREQPKPVELRNLLGHSTTISGIWLPHALRLPGNLFERGLAELFELAKSGDLKAINGGEYALADARQAHEDLRSRATTGKLVLNPRA; from the coding sequence ATGCGTGCTGTGCAGGTGACCGAGTTCGGCGGACCCGAGGTCCTGAAGCTGGTGGAGCTGCCCGATCCGGAGCCCGGTCCCGGTGAGGTGCTGATCGAGGTCGACCACGCCGGCATCAACTACGCCGACACGCACGCGGCGGAGAACACCTATCTCGCGCCCACCGAGCTGCCGCTGGTCCCTGGCGGTGAGGCCGTCGGCCGCACGCCGGACGGCAGGCGCGTGGTGGCGCTGCTCCACAAGTCGGGCGGGTACGCGGAGAAGGCGCTCGCCCCGGAGGCGACCGTCTACGACGTGCCCGACGGCATCGACGACAACACCGCGCTCGCCTTCATCGCCCAGGGCATGACCGCGTGGCTGCTGCTGCGCAAGAACGCGCACCTGGAGGCCGGTGAATCGGTGGTCGTGCACGCGGCGGCCGGTGGGGTCGGCTCGCTGGCCGTGCAGCTGGCGAAGGCGTGGGGCGCGGGCCGGGTGATCGCCACCGCGAGTTCCGAGGACAAGCGCAAGCTGGCGCTCGACCTGGGTGCCGACGTGGCGGCGGACTCGCGTGCCGAGGACATGACCGACGTGCTGCGCGAGGCCAACGGTGGCAAGCGGGTGGACATCGTGCTCGACATGACCGGTGGCCGCATCACGGACCAGAGCATCGCCGCGCTCGCGCCGTTCGGGCGCCTCGCCTTCTACGGCATGGCCAGCCGCGAGCAGCCGAAGCCGGTGGAGTTGCGCAACCTGCTGGGCCACTCGACCACCATCTCCGGCATCTGGCTGCCGCACGCGCTGCGCCTGCCGGGCAACCTGTTCGAGCGCGGCCTGGCCGAGTTGTTCGAGCTGGCCAAGAGCGGTGACCTCAAGGCAATCAACGGCGGCGAGTACGCCCTGGCCGACGCGCGCCAGGCGCACGAAGACCTCCGCTCCCGTGCCACGACTGGCAAGCTCGTGCTCAACCCGCGCGCGTAA
- a CDS encoding GH25 family lysozyme: protein MREPEPERGINLSHHETVDDWKTVRAHGVLFSSVTITESTNWSDTAAIRNVRAAQTAGLHTGARHFARPGSVHEQVTHFLRTASPLGVFAPGSLAPSLDVRAPGISDRFIKSWIRGIRHAANIKRVLVYAGYEQWLHELHPDKWADSEVVLWLARHNGIPGRPGWFHSRLGVHQHGSGDDAPGFHGEIGYDAVVYPFVLADLLL from the coding sequence ATGCGCGAACCTGAGCCCGAGCGCGGGATCAACCTGTCCCACCACGAAACCGTGGACGACTGGAAAACCGTCCGCGCGCACGGGGTTCTGTTCTCCAGCGTGACCATCACCGAGAGCACGAACTGGAGCGATACAGCGGCCATCCGCAACGTCCGGGCCGCCCAGACGGCGGGGCTGCACACCGGCGCGCGGCATTTCGCCCGCCCTGGATCGGTTCACGAACAGGTGACGCACTTCCTGCGCACGGCGAGTCCGCTCGGCGTCTTCGCACCGGGTTCGCTGGCCCCGTCGCTGGACGTGCGCGCGCCCGGCATCAGCGATCGCTTCATCAAGTCCTGGATCCGCGGGATCCGGCACGCCGCGAACATCAAGCGGGTGCTGGTGTACGCGGGTTACGAGCAGTGGCTGCACGAGTTGCACCCGGACAAGTGGGCCGACTCCGAGGTGGTGCTGTGGCTGGCGCGGCACAACGGGATTCCCGGGCGCCCCGGCTGGTTCCACTCGCGACTCGGCGTGCACCAGCACGGCAGCGGCGACGACGCGCCGGGCTTCCACGGCGAAATCGGTTACGACGCCGTGGTGTACCCGTTCGTCCTCGCGGACCTACTGCTCTAG
- a CDS encoding DUF4185 domain-containing protein has translation MVRVAETTRVAQITGPGTGTDERFGIHATDLGILWDAGDGRVLVLFGDTYGEGWGGDGAGPPEADWRCNVLAHSSQRDLSKGLVLDGVVPREDGLAAQVLASADARDEVTIIPNAGIAIDGKQYVQYMSVRGWGPPGQWHTNYGGIAVSADGGETWEQPGRARWINRAERDHPFQIGSFARDGDYVYLFGTTNGRFGPAYLARVDPASVLEPAAYRYWTGDGWGRDEFAAAPVLGEPVGELSVEYSVHFGCWLAMHLDEHRAAIVLRTADRLEGPWSDGQVVVSGREWPALYGGYLHPWSLDGDEIYYLISQWGPYNVFLMRSKLEQ, from the coding sequence ATGGTCCGAGTAGCGGAAACCACGCGAGTGGCACAGATCACCGGGCCCGGCACGGGCACCGACGAGCGGTTCGGCATCCACGCCACCGATCTCGGCATTCTCTGGGACGCCGGGGACGGTCGCGTGCTGGTCCTGTTCGGCGACACCTACGGCGAGGGCTGGGGCGGTGACGGTGCCGGACCGCCCGAGGCGGACTGGCGGTGCAACGTGCTCGCCCATTCGTCCCAACGCGACCTTTCGAAGGGACTGGTGCTCGACGGCGTGGTCCCCCGAGAAGACGGGCTGGCCGCGCAGGTGCTCGCGTCAGCGGACGCGCGCGACGAGGTGACGATCATTCCCAACGCGGGCATCGCGATCGACGGCAAGCAGTACGTGCAGTACATGTCGGTCCGCGGCTGGGGCCCGCCCGGACAGTGGCACACGAACTACGGTGGCATCGCGGTTTCCGCCGATGGCGGCGAAACCTGGGAGCAGCCGGGGCGGGCGCGCTGGATCAACCGAGCCGAACGCGACCACCCGTTCCAGATCGGCTCGTTCGCCCGCGATGGCGACTACGTATACCTGTTCGGCACCACCAACGGCCGCTTCGGACCGGCCTACCTGGCGCGGGTCGATCCGGCGTCGGTACTCGAACCAGCGGCCTACCGGTACTGGACCGGGGACGGCTGGGGCCGCGACGAGTTCGCCGCCGCGCCCGTGCTGGGAGAACCGGTCGGCGAGCTGTCCGTGGAGTACAGCGTCCACTTCGGATGCTGGCTGGCGATGCACCTCGACGAGCACCGCGCGGCGATCGTGCTGCGCACCGCGGACCGGCTGGAGGGTCCTTGGTCGGACGGGCAGGTGGTGGTGTCCGGGCGGGAGTGGCCCGCGCTCTACGGCGGTTACCTGCACCCGTGGTCCCTCGACGGCGACGAGATCTACTACCTGATCTCGCAGTGGGGGCCGTACAACGTGTTCTTGATGCGCTCGAAGCTAGAGCAGTAG
- a CDS encoding PadR family transcriptional regulator, whose amino-acid sequence MSATRLLVLGVVRISGRAHGYQVRRELLNWRADSWANVQPGSIYHALKKMAAEELLEEVSTESGRGPDRVAYQLTEAGEREFYRLLTGALTDADITGHLLSAGIVLMPMLERARAVELLKLLEVRLEGATAETAHTAEHAHDWGHPPHVVRMYGLWGGLTETVRSWVHDLVAALEAGEYRMADDHEPTFPINR is encoded by the coding sequence TTGTCCGCGACCCGCTTGCTGGTGCTCGGCGTGGTGCGGATCAGCGGCCGCGCCCACGGCTACCAGGTGCGGCGGGAGCTGCTCAACTGGCGCGCGGACAGCTGGGCCAACGTGCAGCCCGGCTCGATCTACCACGCGCTGAAGAAGATGGCCGCCGAGGAGCTGCTGGAGGAGGTCAGCACCGAGTCGGGGCGCGGCCCGGACCGGGTGGCCTACCAGCTCACCGAAGCCGGCGAGCGCGAGTTCTACCGGCTGCTGACCGGCGCGCTCACCGACGCCGACATCACCGGGCACCTGCTCTCCGCCGGCATCGTGCTGATGCCGATGCTGGAGCGCGCCCGCGCCGTCGAGTTGCTGAAGCTGCTGGAGGTCCGGCTGGAGGGCGCGACCGCCGAGACAGCGCACACCGCGGAGCACGCGCACGACTGGGGACACCCGCCGCACGTGGTGCGGATGTACGGGCTCTGGGGTGGGCTCACCGAAACCGTGCGGTCCTGGGTGCACGACCTGGTCGCCGCGCTGGAGGCCGGCGAGTACCGGATGGCCGACGACCACGAGCCCACGTTCCCGATCAACCGGTAA